One Vicia villosa cultivar HV-30 ecotype Madison, WI linkage group LG5, Vvil1.0, whole genome shotgun sequence genomic window, GGAGGGGGACATGGATCCTACCCTTGATCGGGGAACTGTGCTCTATGACACGGAGCGCAGTACAAAGACACGATTCCATCTCACTGGTCTTGTCGATTATGAGCCAACCATGGAAAATGCAAGCAACACGCTCAATACATTGCACAAATTAATACAATGCTACAACGCACGCTAAAAACAACACTTCAGGACATTCGGTCAAGGATGCATTCTCCTGGATGGAAGAAATCTCTCATACATTATCTTTCCTGGATTGTCAGTTGTTGCAAGTGCCGAAGGTTTTATGGAAGACAAACGCGCCTAGCAAAATACATGTTTTTGCTTGGAGGCTTTTTGTGAATAGGCTCCCAATTAGGGATGTGCTAGCTAAGAGAGGAGTTCTTAGAGGCACTCATAATCTAGTGTACCCCCTCTGCTTGGATCCTGAAGAAGCTCATCTTCATCTCTTTCTTGTGTTTGGCAAGCTAGCTGTTTTGGATTGGCATGGTTTTCTCACGTTACTTGCCTTTGTCTTGGTGGTAGATCATTTGAAGGCTTTTTTGAATCTCATGAAAGGGAGGCTTAAGAGGAACCTTCTTCTGTTGTTTTGCCTCTCAGTTATCTGGTTCATTTGGTTAACTAGAAACGACATTCTTTTTAATGAAGGCCGAAAGAGCGTGATGGAAATTGTGTGTTTGGCTAAATCTTTCTCTTATAACTTGTTTGTTGTTTGTGCGTCTCCTCTATGATTGGAAGGATTGACACTTCTTTGACTTGTATTTCTTAGTTTTTGTTGGTGAGCTCCTTTTCTCTTGTTGTTTGTCCTTTTTCTTTAATTTCTCGACTTTAGAGCTTAGATTAGGGTTGAGTACCTTGTGTTCATGTTAATACAATTTTTCTtgcttttaaaatataaaaaatataaaaatataaatttgataAGAGTCAGaaattttattcaataaaagagaattatgtttttaattagcattattattgtttttaagaAAAGTTGGGAATAATTAACACATGCTATAAAACCTGTACATataagaacaaaagaaaaatactaGATTATATATAGATATGTTTAGTACATTCCATTAAACAGTGTTCTTCCATGAACACACAGCAATGTGATCATATGGagaattatttatttatctttacaGAAAATATAAGGTTCTTTATTGCCAATACAACAGGAAGACATTTTGACTGAGGCAGTCCAAGGTGTTGATCACTTCATTGCTTTTGGAGGCACTTTCACAGCtgaaacaaaatcatcatcatcatcatcacaaattcAGTTTTCTTTTTCATCTATCTAATAGAGATTAGAgaattctttcaaaatatttcttATCAATTACtagcaataaaaaaaaaaatacatgcatgcatgcatgcacTATCGAAATATGAATAGAAAATTCTTACATCCACATTGCATTCCTGGAGGAACTTTCAATCCACAAGACCTTGCAACAAATATCGTCTTTTGAATACTAACAAACTTTTCAGATTCTTTAGTGAAAAGcttacaagcacatggaagatcAAAGCTTTTTATGGCTGCACAACATTCTGGTGATGGTGGAATTGTTGGTCCAGGTGTCTCAACAAACTTAGAACACTTATGAATTAGAGCCGTAAATCCACATTGAGCTGAAACATTGTTTGTGTTATAGAATAATGTTCCAAAAACCACCAATATTGTCAAGGTCAAACAAGTGCTAGTAGCTGCCATGTTCTTGTTAGTTTCAATTTGTAATATGAaatgagttttgtgagtttattTATATACTAAGTGGAGTACcttgttttcatattttattttacagTGTTGTGAGTAAAACTAGAAAATTTTCTGTCATCTTGGTATATGAAAATTTGATACTAAGATAAACACAGTTTGCTAAAAGCAGCGAgagaatatttatttttcttgacATGAGCAAGAGAAATGATTTGTTGAAGAGAACGAGCAATATGCTGCCGTTGGTATATCCTGTAGGCAGCCTGAGAACAAACAAAATAATTTGGAGGCATAAATTTTGGTAGTCGTTTATTGCTGCTGGTTCGCTGTTTTTTGTTCTTAGAAGTTTTTTTCTCATTCTGTTTTGATAGGCTGAGGTAGCTTTGGTTTCTGGTTTTATTTTGTTGGGTTTTGGTTGTTGATAGTGGCAGTTGGGGTTGCTTTAGGGGGCTGCGGATTCGTTTGTAAGCAGCAGTAGGATAGTTTTGTTGGTTTGTTTCTTTGTGGACTTTTGCTTCTGGTTGTATATTTGGGTTGAAGTACCTTGAGCTTCTTTTTAAATACAATTTagcttataaaaaaaacatttaaaaatctaAATTCTCAAAACCTATTCAAATATCATATTTTCCATGAGTTGGAAGAATGTTTGTCTTCCGATTGAAAAAGGTGGGCTTGGCATCAAAAATATCTCGGATTTTAATTTGGCTCTACTTAATAAATGGAGATGGAGGATTTTAAAGGGCAAGATTCGCTTTGGTTTAAGTTGTTGAAAGCCCGTTATGGTAATTTATCCATGAAGAGCTTTTGCGGAGGTATGTTTCCTTTcacgtcttcttcttcttccttttggtgGAACGATTTGTTGTCGGTTGGGATAAGGTTGGGCGATGATCCTATGGTGTCTCATTGCCGTTTCATAGTGGGTAAATGGGTACACGACCCCCTTTTGGGAGGCGAGATGGAGGGAGGAGTTTTGATTAAAAGAGGAATTTCCGGAATTGTATTTGGCGTCTTGTTTGAAAAAAGTGTCGGTGGCGGATATGGGAGGGTGGGAGAACGGTGGTTGGAAATGGGGGACGTGCGGTATCTCTTTAAATCATCTTACTGAAACGTCTTTTAGGTTGGCATATGATTCTTTCTGGCATTTTTTAAACGGTTGTGATATATCTTTGGATGTGAAGGATGATATTAATTGGAATATTTCGGTGGATGGTGGTTTTTCCGTTGCTTCTTTTTACGGTCATTATGCCGGAAAGTTCATTCCGTTCGGTCCATTTAATAAGAACGATGTAGCTTTAGCTTTAATTTGGAAGTTGGAAGTGTCTTTCAAAATTAGAGCTTTTGGATGGAGACTCTTTGTGAATAGACTCCCTACAAAGGATTTACTTTTGTATAGACGAGTTGTTTTGTCGACggataataattaaatgtgttttttgtGATATTGATCCGAAAAGTAGAGATCACTCTTTTTTCAAGCGCAACATGGTGGAAGTGGTTTGGAGAGAGGTGTTTATGTGGATTGGGAAGTCTTTGGGGGGGTTGGAAGATGAGTGCTTATCTTATTTCATGGATCGTTAttccttttgtaaaaaaaaaagtgaaagaggGAAAATTAGGAGTGGTGTGGTTAGCTATCGTTTGGATTTTTTGGTTAGCTAGGAATGGTAGTTGTTTTTGGAATGAAGGttggaatgtgaataatacgGTTTGGAGCTTCAAAGCTTTGGTTTGGAAATGGTCATTTATAGGAGAAATTACTCACCCCATTAGTAGTTTTTACGAATTTAACAAAGATCTTTTGTTATTCCTTTTGTAATTCTAATTGGTTTgtgattttccttttttgttggcAGGTCTACCCCGTTATATGTGTATTCAGGTTGAGAGAATCCTTAGTTCTCTGTTCAATATAATCTTGCTTAAAAAAACTTATATTGATGTGGCAGTCTATTTCACATAATTGGTCAAAGTGacttaacaaatgttattgcaagTAAAACTTGCATCTTGGAGAAGATGAaagtggaaaagaaaagtttgaaTGAAAAGTTCCCGGATTTTCTCATTGAAGCCAAAGAGGCAAAGGAGTACATTATAAATGAAATCTAATATGGGCCAAACTAACATAAACCTAAGCCCAAATAAAGAAACTATAAAGCCCAGTGGGTTAAGTGTCTAATACCCCCCATAAGAGAAAATTTTACTTTGTACCCCTATATGTATTCTCGTACCCCTATATTTATTCTGGTACCcctatattttatgaaaaatgtcaATTTTATCCTCATGtatttttaactaatttattattttattttttaacttttattttacatACCGGAAGACTTTGCAAAAGACTTCCGGTAgtcattttttttacatttttcaagttTTATTTTGTGTTCCGGAAGACTTTGTAAAAGAGTTCCGGTAGtcatttataacttttattttgcaTACCGGAAGACTTTGCAAAAGAGTTCCGGtagtcaattttttattttgtttaccgGAAGACTTTGCAAAAGAGTTCTGATAGTcagttttaacttttattttacatACCGGAAGACTTTGCCAAAGAGTTCCggaatgaaaaataattttgcaaGAAAAGTGAAAATTCTGACGAATTAACTATTTTTTTCATAACAGAAgactttcaaaaagtgttccagtatgaaatttttttactggaatactttcaaaaagtgttccgGTTTGCATGCGTAGGGGTTtaattttctactttttttttattagtaAAATTGAAATGATAAAATGGTTAGAAATATTAAAGGGTAAAAttggtattttttaaaatttgtaggGGTATAATGCTAATTATAGGGGTATAAATTAAAATTTCCCCCATAAGGTTGAGGGTATATAGAATGTAGCCCAAGCTTACAAATGTTAAATTTGAAAAGAGAAACATCTAATAGTTTTGTAAACATGTCTGCAAGTTGTTGATTTGCGGAGACGGGTAAAAGTTGAAAGAGGTGTTGTTGAAGTTTTTCGCGGACAATGTGGCAGTCGAGTTCGATGTGTTTTGTTCGTTCATGGAAGGAGGAGTTGTTGGCAATATGAATGGCGGAGGCGTTGTCACTGTAAAGTAAGGCTGGTTGTTTGAATGGTATGAGGAGTTCTCGCAGGAGATATGTCAACCATTGTAATTTGCATACAGTAGAAGCCATGGAACGATACCCAGCTTCAATGGAATTACGTGATACGGTCGGTTGTTTCTTAGATTTCCAAGAGATGAGAGAGTTTGCCCAAGTATATGCAGAATCTTGTGATTGACTTGCGTGTTTCCAGGCAAGTCGCCCAATCAAAATCAGAAAAAGCTTTCAATTGAAGGCATGAATTGCTGGAAAAGAAAAGGCCTTTTGCAGGAGAAGATTTAAGGTATCGTAACACACGGATAGCGGCGTTGTAATGCAAATCAGTAAGCTTGCACATATGTTGGCTAAGCTGCTTACAAAGTAGGAGATATCAAGGTGTGTGTTTAAGAGATAGATCAGTTGGCCAATGAGTCTGCAGTATTTTGTAGGATCTGTCAAAGGAGTGCCATCAGTCGTGGTAAGTCTAGTGTCACGGGTCATTGGTGTTGAAGCGGGCCAAGGAGACCAGTTTGAGAAAGAAGGTCTAGAGTGTACTTGCGCTGGTTGAGGCGGATGTCTGATTTATTGCGAGCTACCTCCAATCCTAGGAAGTATTTCAAAGTCCCAAGGTCTTTGATATGAAAATGACTGTGAAAAAGTTCTTTGGTGTTGTTAATGATATTGATGTTGGTTCCTGCAATAAGAAGGTCATCAACATATATAAGAACGAATGTAAGATGACTATTAGATTGATTAATAAATAGATAATGATCTGAGGAACATTGTTGGAATTTATTAGCCAAAAGAACTTTGGACAGTTTTTCAAACCATAATCTGcttgattgttttaatcaatatatGGATTTTAAAAGCTTGCAGACTTGATTAGGATATGATGGTATAATGCCTTTAGGAAGAGACATGTACACTTCCTCACTCAAATCCCCATGTAAAAAAGCATTATGAACATCAAGTTGGTAAAGATGCATGTTTAAAGAAGATGCAAGGGCAAGAATGAGTCTTACAGTGGTTAGTTTAATGGCTGGAGAGTAAGTGTCAAAGGAATCAATACCTTGTACCTGATTAAAACCTTGAGCagctaaccttgccttgtatctttctAATGCGCCATCAGAATGGAATTTGGTTTTGTAAACCCATTTACAGCCTATACATTTCATACCTCGAGGCAGAGTTGTGAATTGCCATGTTTTTTTATTGGTCAGAGCCTGAAGTTCAATAAATGTCAATAAAACATGTTCTTTCACTTTCCATCCTCTTTGTCGGTAAACGTAAACAATTTGTACCAAGTTTTCCTGTTTTTAAGGTTCCCTCACTATTCTCTAAAATCATCCATTATCTTCCTTCtcattttcatttgaaactttcatctttcccatttttgttttaacctttccattttcatttgaaacttaagttgatgttgttgttgttagtttatcataatttcaattttattttaattatacaatTTTAACAAGAGAACACCATTCTCATAAGAAGATATAGATGACATCCAATTACGTTTGGCTGGTGTCTTCTTATCTTATTATGAATTTCCACAACAATAGTTTTTCTTGATATAAGCTTGATTTGTATATATACAAAAGTTTTGTCATTTTTATGTGCAAATATTTAAATTGTGTATTCTGTCTGGGCGAGAACAATGTAAATTTATACATTTGGTTTTAAAAACAATGTAAATTTGGTATTCTATTTATAAAagatttaaaatgatatgattaTGATTTTGTcacatattttgtaatttttgtgtAAAAAGTGATACAGGCCGgtgaaaataagttttaaaataattaaatttggtaTTTTGTGTTTGCAAGATTTAAAATTATATGATTCTGATACAGGTTAGTGAAAATgagatttaaaacaaattatatatggCAATAAATAAGATTAAGCCCCTCGATTATTACGTAAAACCGACGTAAAAACATACCTTATTACCTTGGTTATTAAATCAAACCGAGAGGTATGTGACGCGCGCtacataattttgaaaataaaaatatgttgttGGTAGGGATCGAACCAATGACCATTTGCTTTATAACCCCGATTTCACAAAACCGAGGGGTAAAGTGGCAAGTTTTCATGTCACTCTATGTTACCTCACCTATTTAACTGAGGTAAAAGACATTTCGCGCCTGAGGTAATatgtgttatttgtagtagtgttaaTCTCTTATTTCTCGTGTTCGCAGTCTGGCACCGGAGGAAAAATGGATGTGCTTCTatcaaatgggtcatcttattgCAAGTGTGTATGATATGGTGTATATTTACCTAACACGATACGGTATCTTGGGGAAAAATTATATTGTGGACTGCCCCACCTCAAAATATAATTGATTGTATTATGTgtattggagaatttcaaaattGCTGCATTTTATTAAAGTTTATTTGAAACCGTGATGCCTATACCACTGACATCACTGGAATGGAAAACTCATTCAACAAGGGAAGTTGAAACTTGACCAGATCATTTTTTCGATAGGATGCAATAATTCACCAAGTTGAGCGacattgaaaaataaacaaataaacaaaagtcAGAGGATGAACCACCAATAGATATAGATTTAATAGATATAGATTTAGAAGGTGAAATATGCTTtgattcatttaattttttattcaatattagGAAGAttataaagtcccacattggatggagatagagcattgaaaaagtttatataaagtgacactcctcaccttaccaaccggttttgtaaggatgaattagctcaaactctaatatggtatcagagcctatcggtCGGCCCATGGGCCACCAACCGTTAATATCCACACACCAAGCCCAAAAGAATGTTGGGCGTgaggggtgtattaggaagatcctaaagtcccacattggttggagatagagtattgaaatagtttatatagagtgacactcctCAACTTATCAACctgttttgtaaggatgagttaggtcaaactctaatattcaATAATGTATCTATGACAAGTTTTGTTTCTAAAATAGGTTATGTGTGAAATGGGTCAGGTGAATCCAAAAATACATCTCCGGACACACcctaaatgttttaaaaaaaatatgaacatGGGTttattcggaaatgcatttccagaTGCACTCTAATTTCACAAATTTCACACAATGGGATAGGGTGCATTTGGAAGTGCATAAATTCCAAAATATCCTCTACAACAGGATTGAGTTTCTAACGTCCATATTGATCTAAAACTTGTATAAATATGGGTTTCTCATATCATATTTTTGATAAAATCACATCACGCCAAAGTGAGCATATATTGGCATGTCACATTTCTCTACTTCAATGGCGTGAAGGCCTCCCATGAATTTAGGGTCACATAGTACACCTCTCTTATAGATCTAAAATCCATACTGGAGAATTTCATACAATACTCAGACAATCAAAGAGTTGTGAAACTCGAGTGTTGTTCACCTTGTTAGGACTTTGTTTGTTGGCTGCATTTTGGTAAGACAAGATGTTCAGCAAGATGTTGGACAATATGTCGTAAACATGTTGCTACAACATTGTATCCTGTGATGTTTCTAATTCTATAATATCAGTTATCAATGTTCTAGAAGATTTGTTTTGTTACTTGTGGATCAAGTAAcgcattgaagattggattctcTGAAGATTTGTTTCAAAGCTTAAGAGATATCaacatatttgatttgcttgattGATGTTTAAACCTTTGGCATTTCATTTGAAGATCTGATTAGatttgatatgatatgatttgatttgatttgcaaGAGGTTATACCCAGATTGAATATCCAAGCCCAATGATTGTGTTGGTTTATAAAAGAAGAAGACTAAACCTAAGGCAATACacgaagaagaaaataaggattaATATTGTTACAAGAGTCTTAGGGTTTTGGGATTCTTTTTAGAGTATGGTTTTTGtttatgtcactcatgtatcttctgatgcATAGAGTTTGATTGATTGTTCATTGTTCATTGTGATTCactcttgatcttgaaaatattgatgtgaagatcgatgatgaagatcaagcgctgttactattgtgcgctttgcctcgatcacatgatcacttcaaagaaactctcctgtatggaagggagtccatAACCTTTGAATAAGTTCAATCAACCctatattctaaggacttgaacgaaagaaacgagcataaaccttcgactgttggtgaaggtttgaccATTAAGGGAAAATTATTACGAAAAGaaggtaagttcgacaagaagaagggtaaaagccagtcgaagtcttacagtggcggaGCATCtgacattcgatgctatcattgtaagaaggagggtcacacaagaaaggtgtgccctgaacgcctgaaagataatggaggtaaggataatggcaatgcaaccattgttcaagatgattttgaatcatctgatgttcttgtggtttcaagcagtgactcgagaagagagtggattatggattcaggttgcacttggcacatgactccaaacaaagacttgtttgaggaattttgtgatcaagatggtggatcagtattgctaggAAATAACAAAGCTTGCAAGTTTGCAAGTGTTGGATTTGTGAGGTTCAAGCTCCacgatgagtcaataaggttgttgactgaagtcaggtatgtttctgatttgaagagaaatctgctttctcttggtgaattcgacaagaaatgatatgttttccaaggagagaaaagtatcctaagagtcatgaaggggtcgaaggaagtcttgagaggcgtgaagaaacaaggcttatatacccttgaggctgaagttgtaagtggttcgacaaatgttgcatccacgaaaccattgTCAAAGACAGAAATCggacacatgagattgggccatgtcagtgaaaggggtctggtcgaattagggaaacaaaatatggttggtggagacaaagtcgaaaagcttaagttttgtgaaccctgtgtacttggaaaatcttgcagagtgaagttcaacaaaggcaaacaaagaacacatgggtcccttgattacatccatgctgatctttgggggcctgcaaggtgtccatcacattcaggagcaaggtattttctatctatagttgatgattattccagaaagttatgggtattcatccagaagactaaggatgaaacttttgagaatttcaaaagttggaagactctggtcaaaAATCAGACTAGCAAGAAGGTcgagaggttgagaaccgataatggccttgaattttgcaatgaggcattcgacagtttttgtgctgcctctggtatttcAAGGCAtggaactactgcaggtactctacagcaaaatggtttggctgaaaggtttaatcgaactattttggagagagtcagatgcatgttgactagtgctggattaAAAAAGGTGTTctaggctgaggctgtttcgacagcaacatatttgatatacagatgtccttcgacagtgctagatatgaagacacctgaaaaagtttggtcgggacatccaccagatctcgacaaactgagagtatttggttgcatagcctatgctcatattaggGGTATttcaaggcatagaactactgcaggtactccacagcaaaatggtttggctgaaaggtttaatcaaactattttggagagagtcagatacatgttgactagtgctggattaaaaaaggtgttctgggctgaggctgtttcgacagcaacatatttgataaacagatgtccttcgacagcgctagatatgaagacacctgaaaaagtttggttgggacatccaccatatctcgacaaactgagagtatttggctgcatagcctatgctcatattaggcaagacaaggtcgaacctagagctctgaaatgcatatTCATGAGAtgtcctgaaggagtcaaagcttataggctatggtgcctagagccaggtcacaggaggtgtatcaccaatcGAGATGTAGTTCTCAATGAAGCTATGATGGATTTCAAGAAAacagatgatgatgatggtcaaagtgcagaagagctggaacaggtagagattcctgttgaggtggagcaagttgatgttgaattgcatatccctgatgaagtcgaagatgAAGCAAAAGatactgaggaagttgaggaaactgtcaatgactacctattatcaagagataggtcgagaagagtcatcaagccacctcagagacttgggtatgcagaccttatagcttatgccttaatctctccaagtgaggttctagacgaagaacctagagactataaggaagttatgaggagtcgaaataagactgaacgGTTGAAGGCCATGGataatgagatgaaatctcttcatgataatcacacttgggaactgatcaagaaacctgctggggcaaggttagtcagctgtaaatggattttcaaagttaaggaaggaattgaaggagtgacgtcgaaaagatacaaggcaaggttagttgcaaggggtttcactcagaaagaaggtgtcgagttcaatgatgtgttttctcctgttgtgaagcataggtacattcgaatgttgcttgccatggtggcacagtttgaCCTTGAActtgaacagatggatgtgaagaccgcgttcttgtatggtgatctagatgaaacatgtaacaccccaaatctacccgataattataaacaaaatcagagtataaattccaaacaagttcatttgaggtatcacatattcatccttccaaaaacatttacggcttacttgccttcatacagatacatagcacaggaatttaaaacgataaaTCAAATCACTAATAAAAAAATCACTTTgattcaaattcaataattaactcgcagcggaatcatcaactTCAGAAATATTCAAATTAAGTCGTAGTATCTTTGCACAGTAACTTTTAGTTACAATTCTCCCCCACTTAGGATATTTGcttcctcgaaaatctatccgacacaacCATCC contains:
- the LOC131607157 gene encoding uncharacterized protein LOC131607157 encodes the protein MAATSTCLTLTILVVFGTLFYNTNNVSAQCGFTALIHKCSKFVETPGPTIPPSPECCAAIKSFDLPCACKLFTKESEKFVSIQKTIFVARSCGLKVPPGMQCGSVKVPPKAMK